One stretch of Microbacterium terrae DNA includes these proteins:
- a CDS encoding heparinase II/III domain-containing protein, with protein sequence MTPQTEPFQGALAEALRARIGGDALTAERLAGLLSPADAALPHVSAADRSVWGPGGSADAAAVDALVAGATTDLAEPWPLPLASAAARVHIDGDREVWERPAFARQRRLSRAVVAAVTTDDDRFLADVLDGVWLLCEQSSWCWPAHDDAFTVRGSILATADEPYLDLGAGEVIGQLAVIDHVLGERLERRYPGTRARIRRESRLRVIDPFLTRRDWHWLGLDGDVHNWNPWIHGNVLLGALRLLDAPDDAALRAQVVALVIEGIDRYVSVLPLDGAVDEGYAYWWNGACRALEALDVLAYATGGVLDATGVPALRATVAFPHRVHLGGPWYLNVADGQAKPPAAQPWHALHRAARAFGDAAAQAHAAAHRGAEGTPAATETEGLPRLLRGIADAAWIQASPATSPLPRDTWLPSVEVVIAREVEGDATGLTVAAKGGHNGEHHNHNDVGEFIVATDGVPVVIDAGRPTYTLQTFGPDRYDIWTMRSIWHNVPVVAGVEQPPGAASAASGVTVSIDDAETAFDAELAGAYPPGTVGSWHRRVRLDRVARAVEVADSWSAAADGTEVRMLLAGSVELAPGSARVVPLDGATPVLVRWPDDVTARITPVDLDDPMLTAVWGARLTRLDLDVSHRDEVAVTIELDLPTPEDHR encoded by the coding sequence ATGACACCGCAGACGGAGCCCTTCCAGGGAGCCCTCGCCGAGGCTCTGCGCGCGCGCATCGGCGGCGACGCGCTGACCGCTGAGCGGCTCGCCGGACTGCTGTCGCCCGCGGACGCCGCCCTGCCCCATGTGTCGGCCGCGGACCGATCGGTGTGGGGCCCGGGCGGCTCCGCGGATGCCGCGGCCGTGGACGCCCTGGTCGCCGGAGCCACGACCGACCTCGCGGAGCCCTGGCCCCTCCCGCTGGCGAGCGCGGCGGCCCGCGTGCACATCGACGGCGACCGTGAGGTGTGGGAGCGCCCGGCGTTCGCCCGCCAGCGACGCCTCAGCCGAGCCGTCGTCGCCGCCGTCACCACCGACGACGACCGCTTCCTCGCTGACGTGCTCGACGGGGTGTGGCTGCTGTGCGAGCAGTCGTCGTGGTGCTGGCCGGCGCACGACGACGCCTTCACGGTGCGCGGCAGCATCCTCGCCACAGCCGACGAGCCGTACCTCGACCTCGGCGCCGGCGAGGTGATCGGCCAGCTCGCCGTCATCGACCACGTGCTCGGCGAGCGCCTCGAGCGCCGATACCCCGGCACCCGTGCCCGCATCCGTCGCGAGTCTCGCCTCCGGGTCATCGACCCGTTCCTCACCCGGCGCGACTGGCACTGGCTCGGGCTCGACGGCGACGTGCACAACTGGAACCCGTGGATCCACGGCAACGTGCTGCTGGGCGCGCTGCGTCTGCTCGACGCGCCGGACGACGCCGCGCTGCGCGCCCAGGTGGTCGCGCTCGTCATCGAGGGGATCGACCGGTACGTGAGCGTGCTCCCCCTCGACGGCGCCGTCGACGAGGGCTACGCCTACTGGTGGAACGGCGCATGCCGGGCGCTCGAGGCTCTCGACGTGCTCGCCTACGCGACGGGCGGCGTGCTCGATGCGACAGGGGTGCCGGCGCTTCGCGCCACCGTCGCCTTCCCCCACCGGGTGCATCTGGGCGGTCCGTGGTACCTGAACGTCGCCGACGGGCAGGCGAAGCCCCCGGCGGCCCAGCCCTGGCACGCGCTGCACCGCGCCGCCCGCGCGTTCGGCGACGCCGCGGCACAAGCCCACGCCGCCGCGCACCGCGGCGCCGAGGGGACACCCGCCGCGACCGAGACAGAAGGACTGCCCCGTCTGCTCCGCGGCATCGCCGACGCCGCGTGGATCCAGGCGTCGCCGGCGACGTCGCCCCTCCCCCGCGACACCTGGCTCCCGTCGGTCGAGGTGGTCATCGCACGCGAGGTCGAGGGTGATGCCACCGGGCTGACGGTCGCCGCCAAGGGCGGCCACAACGGCGAGCACCACAACCACAACGACGTCGGCGAGTTCATCGTCGCGACGGACGGCGTGCCGGTCGTCATCGACGCCGGTCGCCCGACGTACACGCTGCAGACGTTCGGGCCCGACCGCTACGACATCTGGACCATGCGCAGCATCTGGCACAACGTGCCGGTGGTCGCCGGCGTCGAGCAGCCGCCCGGCGCCGCCAGCGCGGCATCCGGCGTCACCGTCTCGATCGACGATGCGGAGACGGCGTTCGATGCCGAGCTCGCCGGCGCGTATCCTCCCGGCACCGTCGGGTCGTGGCACCGACGTGTGCGCCTCGACCGTGTGGCGCGCGCCGTCGAGGTGGCCGACTCGTGGTCTGCCGCAGCCGACGGAACCGAGGTGCGGATGCTGCTCGCCGGCAGCGTCGAGCTCGCTCCGGGCAGCGCTCGCGTCGTGCCGCTCGACGGTGCGACCCCGGTGCTGGTGCGGTGGCCCGACGACGTCACCGCCCGCATCACCCCCGTCGACCTCGACGACCCCATGCTCACCGCGGTGTGGGGCGCGCGACTCACCCGCCTCGATCTGGACGTATCTCACCGCGACGAGGTCGCCGTGACGATAGAACTGGACCTACCGACCCCCGAGGACCACCGATGA